In a genomic window of Thalassotalea piscium:
- the ftsW gene encoding cell division protein FtsW has translation MIPNHYTVSTFDRTYVLLVICMYMIGLVMVASSSMPIAERLFDNPFHFVIRHMIYIGLSIFIAALSLQIPMAFWHKHSFKLLFLAMLLLLIVLLVGRTVNGSTRWIVLGPITIQAAEPAKLFLFCYLSAYMVRRRDEVMENVKGFIKPLVVFGVLASLLLLQPDLGTVIVMFVTTFGLLFLAGAKLWQFISVAGVGLTAIGALAYFSPYRWARVTSFLDPWKDPFGSGYQLTQSLMAYGRGELLGQGLGNSIQKLEYLPEAHTDFVMAVVAEEFGFVGIALILVLSMALVIKALLLGRTAINKEKYFEGFFAYSIAIWISFQAAVNVGASSGIVPTKGLTMPLISYGGSSMIIMTLAVVVLIRIDHEIRLQSIQATSSHGKNRSKKGAEK, from the coding sequence ATGATACCCAATCATTATACGGTTTCAACATTTGATCGTACTTACGTTTTGCTTGTGATCTGCATGTATATGATTGGCTTAGTAATGGTTGCTAGCTCTTCTATGCCTATCGCTGAGCGTTTATTTGATAATCCATTTCATTTTGTTATTCGTCATATGATTTACATAGGGCTAAGTATTTTTATTGCCGCACTTAGTTTACAAATTCCTATGGCTTTTTGGCACAAGCATAGCTTTAAATTGTTATTTTTAGCGATGTTGTTACTACTAATAGTATTACTTGTTGGGCGTACCGTAAATGGCTCAACCCGTTGGATAGTGCTAGGGCCTATTACTATTCAAGCAGCAGAGCCAGCGAAGTTGTTTTTATTTTGTTACCTCTCCGCTTACATGGTTAGACGCCGTGATGAGGTAATGGAGAATGTAAAAGGCTTTATCAAGCCATTAGTTGTGTTTGGTGTATTAGCAAGTTTGTTATTGCTACAACCCGATTTAGGTACAGTTATTGTTATGTTTGTAACTACCTTCGGCTTGTTGTTTTTAGCTGGTGCAAAACTGTGGCAGTTTATCAGTGTTGCAGGTGTTGGATTAACGGCTATTGGTGCGCTTGCGTACTTTTCTCCTTATCGTTGGGCTCGAGTAACTAGTTTTTTAGACCCATGGAAAGACCCTTTTGGTAGCGGTTACCAGCTAACACAGTCATTAATGGCTTATGGCCGCGGAGAGTTACTAGGTCAAGGTCTAGGTAATAGTATTCAAAAGTTAGAATATCTTCCTGAAGCACATACAGATTTTGTTATGGCTGTTGTGGCTGAAGAGTTTGGATTTGTTGGTATTGCTTTAATTTTAGTATTAAGCATGGCATTAGTGATTAAAGCACTTTTACTCGGGCGTACGGCCATTAATAAAGAAAAATATTTTGAAGGTTTTTTTGCTTACTCCATAGCTATTTGGATCAGCTTCCAAGCCGCAGTTAATGTTGGTGCTAGTTCAGGAATAGTGCCTACAAAAGGGTTAACTATGCCGCTAATAAGCTACGGTGGCAGTTCAATGATTATTATGACACTAGCTGTTGTCGTGCTAATTCGTATTGATCATGAAATACGTTTACAAAGCATTCAGGCAACATCTAGTCATGGAAAAAACAGAAGTAAAAAAGGTGCGGAAAAATGA
- the murC gene encoding UDP-N-acetylmuramate--L-alanine ligase: MSNINRNMQPIKIPEMRRVSTIHFVGIGGAGMGGIAEVLLNEGYTITGSDIGENAVVKRLRTLGAEVTIGHHQNNIKGASVIVVSTAIDKNNPEIAEAAKLRIPVVRRAEMLAELMRFRYGIAIAGTHGKTTTTSLIASVFAQGQLDPTFVIGGLLNSAGTNARLGSSKYLIAEADESDASFLHLYPMVAVVTNIDEDHMETYQGDIEKLKDTYIEFIHNLPFYGLAVVCIDSPIVRELLPRISRQVITYGFSEDADVKATHYYQDAGMSYFTVSREGHSTLELSVNLPGQHNVLNALASIAVATDENISDETIVKSLSKFAGIGRRFEQLANLSTEKGEMVLVDDYGHHPREVQATIKAMRSGWPEKRLVMVFQPHRYSRTRDLYEDFVEVLSEVDCLFLLDVYSAGESVIPGADSKSLARSIRQRGQIEPIYVSDPEQLAGLIHAQLQDGDMLITQGAGNIGVIARKLIDHPLLKGTPDFKAGGQHE; encoded by the coding sequence ATGAGTAATATAAACCGTAATATGCAACCGATTAAAATACCTGAAATGCGTCGTGTTTCGACGATACATTTTGTTGGTATTGGTGGTGCAGGAATGGGTGGTATTGCTGAGGTACTCCTAAACGAAGGCTATACAATAACGGGCTCTGATATTGGTGAAAACGCGGTTGTTAAGCGGTTACGAACTTTAGGTGCTGAGGTAACAATCGGTCATCATCAAAATAATATTAAAGGCGCGAGCGTTATTGTTGTATCTACGGCAATTGATAAAAACAATCCTGAAATAGCTGAAGCCGCCAAACTACGTATTCCTGTTGTTCGACGTGCTGAAATGCTAGCTGAATTAATGCGTTTTAGATACGGTATTGCTATCGCAGGTACTCACGGAAAAACAACAACAACTAGCTTAATTGCCAGTGTGTTTGCACAAGGACAATTAGACCCTACTTTTGTGATAGGTGGTTTACTCAATAGCGCAGGTACCAATGCGCGTTTAGGATCAAGCAAATATTTGATCGCAGAAGCTGATGAAAGCGATGCGTCATTTCTGCATTTGTATCCGATGGTGGCTGTGGTTACCAATATTGATGAAGACCATATGGAGACGTATCAGGGTGACATTGAGAAGTTGAAAGACACCTATATTGAGTTTATACACAACCTACCATTTTATGGCTTAGCAGTTGTCTGTATAGATAGCCCGATTGTGCGTGAACTTTTACCTCGTATTTCGCGTCAAGTCATCACTTATGGCTTTTCTGAAGATGCTGATGTTAAAGCAACACATTATTATCAAGACGCAGGAATGAGTTATTTTACTGTTAGTCGCGAAGGACATTCAACACTGGAGTTAAGTGTTAACTTACCAGGCCAACATAATGTCTTAAATGCTTTAGCAAGTATCGCGGTAGCAACCGATGAAAACATTAGTGATGAAACTATTGTTAAATCATTGTCAAAATTTGCTGGCATAGGTCGACGATTCGAACAACTTGCTAACTTATCTACAGAGAAAGGCGAGATGGTGTTGGTTGATGATTATGGTCATCATCCAAGAGAAGTACAGGCAACGATTAAAGCCATGCGCAGTGGTTGGCCTGAAAAACGTCTAGTTATGGTATTTCAACCACACCGTTATTCTAGAACCCGCGATTTATATGAAGATTTCGTTGAGGTGTTATCTGAGGTTGACTGTCTGTTTCTGCTTGATGTTTATTCTGCAGGTGAATCTGTAATTCCAGGGGCTGACAGCAAAAGTTTAGCTCGCAGTATTAGACAGCGTGGTCAAATTGAACCGATTTATGTCAGCGATCCGGAACAACTAGCTGGTCTGATTCATGCACAATTGCAAGATGGCGATATGCTGATAACACAAGGTGCTGGCAATATTGGCGTTATTGCTCGTAAGTTAATAGACCATCCATTGTTAAAAGGCACACCTGATTTTAAAGCGGGAGGCCAGCATGAATAA
- the murG gene encoding undecaprenyldiphospho-muramoylpentapeptide beta-N-acetylglucosaminyltransferase has product MSEVKAPTLLIMAGGTGGHIFPGIAVAQHLQQQGWNIHWLGTAKRMEATLVPEHGFKISFINIAGLRNKNWKEWLKTPFKLMQSVIQSMRVIREVQPDVVLGMGGYASAPGGFAAWLLGKPLVLHEQNAVAGLSNRFLSFFANRVLSAFPGAFKEGDKFEVVGNPLRSDIIAIENVVPVEPSTTKKVLVVGGSLGAQILNTVVPQTVNQIKIQHLNVWHQTGKGNQESVLESYQQYGLSEEQIKVTEFIENMAEAYRWADVVVCRSGALTVSELAMAAKPAIFVPLPHAVDDHQTQNAAYLVGVGAAKLIPQRDFNGTSLAQMLNSLFISDKVLQSMSKAAHNAAHADATIKVAQACAQLVQRRVS; this is encoded by the coding sequence ATGAGTGAAGTAAAAGCACCGACATTATTAATTATGGCTGGTGGCACCGGTGGTCACATTTTTCCAGGTATTGCTGTTGCACAACACTTACAGCAACAGGGCTGGAATATTCACTGGTTAGGAACAGCAAAACGAATGGAAGCGACATTAGTGCCAGAACACGGCTTTAAAATCTCGTTTATTAATATCGCGGGCCTACGCAATAAAAATTGGAAGGAATGGTTAAAAACTCCGTTTAAGCTAATGCAGTCAGTTATTCAGTCAATGCGTGTTATTCGAGAAGTTCAACCTGACGTAGTGCTTGGAATGGGCGGGTATGCAAGTGCACCTGGCGGATTTGCTGCATGGTTATTAGGTAAACCCTTAGTATTACATGAGCAAAACGCAGTAGCGGGTTTAAGTAATCGTTTTTTATCGTTTTTTGCAAATAGGGTATTAAGTGCTTTTCCGGGGGCGTTCAAAGAGGGCGATAAATTTGAAGTGGTCGGTAACCCATTGCGTAGCGACATTATTGCCATTGAAAATGTTGTTCCAGTTGAGCCAAGCACCACTAAAAAAGTCTTAGTGGTAGGCGGGAGTTTAGGGGCGCAAATTTTAAATACTGTTGTGCCACAAACTGTAAACCAAATAAAAATACAACACTTAAATGTATGGCATCAAACAGGCAAGGGTAACCAAGAAAGCGTTTTAGAAAGTTACCAACAATATGGATTAAGTGAAGAACAAATTAAAGTGACAGAATTTATTGAGAATATGGCAGAAGCTTATCGTTGGGCTGATGTAGTTGTTTGCCGTTCAGGCGCACTTACGGTATCAGAATTAGCGATGGCGGCAAAACCGGCTATTTTTGTGCCTTTACCCCATGCAGTTGACGATCATCAAACCCAAAATGCAGCATATTTAGTTGGGGTTGGTGCAGCCAAACTTATTCCTCAAAGAGATTTTAATGGCACAAGTTTAGCTCAAATGCTTAATAGTCTGTTTATTTCCGACAAAGTGTTGCAATCAATGTCAAAGGCCGCACATAACGCTGCTCATGCTGATGCAACGATAAAAGTAGCTCAAGCTTGTGCACAACTAGTTCAAAGAAGAGTAAGTTAA
- the murD gene encoding UDP-N-acetylmuramoyl-L-alanine--D-glutamate ligase yields MTRLEQVIATLINKNIIVLGAGLTGISCMRFLKTHGLNFAVIDSRDNTLNPAEFSKDYPQCNLYQGEWHFDLIEKAEVILLSPGINIEAQGIAKHINTNCKVMGDVELFCQINEKPVVAVTGSNGKSTVVSLLAHVGKAIGKNVGLGGNIGVPVLSQLTNNVESFILELSSFQLEHISSLKAQGACVLNVSDDHLDRHKTLANYAIIKTQIYNQCQVAVFNRQDNLTRVNNINEATQLVSFGTDEPSEGDFGLKNEHGEFFLMQGTKVLVPLSQLPLAGLHNAVNYLAVLALGQSLSWPVNDMLLHLQSFNGLAHRCQRVNTNDGISWINDSKATNVGASVAAITGLAPTLAGKKLILIAGGEGKGADFSPLKALFAEHVSKIYVLGKDRAKIAQLSEKTEIVNTVQEAVEHAKKIACEGDIVLLSPACASIDMFRNYEERGQTFVNAINANIREAS; encoded by the coding sequence ATGACTAGGTTAGAGCAAGTAATTGCAACGTTAATAAACAAGAATATTATTGTGTTAGGCGCAGGCTTAACCGGTATTTCTTGCATGCGTTTTTTAAAAACGCATGGGCTTAACTTTGCTGTTATTGATAGCCGCGACAATACTCTGAATCCAGCTGAGTTTAGTAAAGATTATCCTCAGTGTAATTTATACCAAGGTGAATGGCACTTTGACTTAATTGAAAAGGCTGAAGTTATTTTACTTAGCCCAGGTATCAACATTGAAGCTCAAGGTATTGCTAAACACATTAACACCAATTGTAAAGTGATGGGCGATGTTGAACTGTTTTGTCAAATCAATGAAAAACCTGTGGTGGCAGTAACGGGCTCTAACGGTAAGTCTACCGTTGTTTCACTATTAGCTCATGTAGGCAAAGCTATCGGTAAAAATGTAGGCTTGGGTGGTAATATTGGTGTGCCAGTGCTAAGTCAATTAACCAATAATGTGGAAAGCTTTATTTTAGAGCTTTCAAGTTTTCAGTTAGAGCATATATCAAGCTTAAAGGCACAAGGTGCTTGTGTGTTGAATGTAAGTGATGACCACCTTGACCGTCACAAAACGTTAGCCAATTACGCGATAATTAAAACACAGATATACAATCAATGTCAGGTGGCAGTATTTAACCGCCAAGATAACTTAACCAGAGTTAACAATATTAACGAAGCAACTCAATTAGTTAGCTTCGGCACTGATGAACCATCAGAAGGTGATTTTGGTTTAAAAAATGAGCATGGTGAGTTTTTCTTAATGCAAGGCACTAAGGTGTTAGTACCATTATCTCAATTGCCTTTAGCGGGCCTACATAATGCTGTTAATTATCTAGCGGTATTGGCACTAGGGCAAAGCTTGTCGTGGCCAGTCAATGACATGTTACTTCATTTACAAAGTTTTAACGGTTTAGCTCATCGTTGTCAGCGTGTTAATACTAACGATGGTATCAGCTGGATAAATGACTCAAAAGCAACCAATGTTGGCGCATCAGTAGCCGCGATAACAGGTTTAGCACCAACTTTAGCGGGTAAAAAGCTTATTTTAATTGCTGGTGGTGAAGGCAAGGGGGCAGACTTCTCGCCATTGAAAGCATTGTTTGCCGAACACGTTTCTAAGATATATGTATTAGGTAAAGACCGAGCGAAAATAGCACAACTAAGCGAAAAAACAGAAATTGTTAATACCGTACAAGAAGCGGTAGAACATGCAAAGAAGATAGCTTGTGAGGGCGATATCGTCTTGTTATCTCCTGCGTGTGCCAGTATTGATATGTTTCGTAACTATGAAGAACGTGGCCAAACATTTGTTAATGCCATTAACGCTAACATTAGGGAGGCTAGTTAA